A window of the Virgibacillus pantothenticus genome harbors these coding sequences:
- the ilvD gene encoding dihydroxy-acid dehydratase: protein MDKDLRIKSHVFSDGVMRAPNRAMLRAVGVSDDDFKKPMIGVASTWSEVTPCNIHIDDLARQAKEGAREAGGVPLIFNTITVSDGISMGTQGMRYSLPSRDLIGDSIETVVGAENLDGLVAIGGCDKNIPGCMIAIANAQVPAVFVYGGTIAPGSLNGKDIDLVSVFEGVGKHNNGAINDEELRQIECSACPGAGSCGGMYTANTMASAIEAIGMSLPGSSSNPAESPEKSKDCVKAGKAVYRLLEKGIYPKDIMTKEAFENAITVVMALGGSTNAILHLLAIAHAVEVDLTIEDFNRIQAKTPHLADLKPSGKYVMQDLHRVGGVQAVMKLLYEHGYLHGDCLTVTGKTVAENMQEAPSLQEGQEIIMPFETPKRKDGPLIVLKGNLAPSGAVAKVSGVKVSRHVGPARVFNTEKEATEAVMNNKINEGDVLVIRYVGPKGGPGMPEMLSISAILVGKGLGEKVALLTDGRFSGGTHGLVVGHIAPEAQDGGPIAFLQEGDMVTIDSNKKEISFAVSDQEITERKKQWTAPPLYKKGVLGKYAHNVSCSSLGAITDYLNK from the coding sequence TTGGATAAAGATTTGCGAATTAAAAGTCATGTATTTAGTGATGGTGTCATGCGAGCGCCGAATCGGGCGATGCTGCGAGCTGTCGGTGTGTCAGATGATGATTTTAAGAAGCCGATGATAGGGGTCGCCAGCACATGGAGTGAAGTAACCCCATGTAATATACATATCGATGATTTGGCTCGCCAGGCAAAAGAAGGGGCTCGAGAAGCGGGAGGAGTTCCATTAATTTTTAATACGATCACTGTTTCTGATGGCATCTCGATGGGAACACAAGGAATGCGTTATTCTTTGCCGAGTAGAGATTTGATTGGTGATTCCATTGAAACAGTTGTAGGTGCGGAAAACCTCGATGGTTTAGTAGCTATTGGCGGTTGTGATAAAAATATCCCTGGCTGTATGATTGCGATTGCTAATGCCCAAGTACCTGCCGTTTTTGTATATGGCGGAACAATTGCGCCAGGTTCCCTAAATGGTAAAGACATTGATTTAGTTTCGGTTTTTGAAGGGGTTGGTAAGCATAATAATGGTGCGATTAACGATGAAGAGTTACGTCAAATAGAGTGTAGTGCTTGTCCTGGAGCAGGTTCATGTGGCGGGATGTATACAGCAAATACAATGGCTTCCGCTATAGAGGCCATCGGTATGAGTTTGCCAGGAAGTTCTTCCAACCCTGCAGAATCACCAGAAAAATCCAAAGATTGTGTTAAAGCTGGAAAAGCAGTTTACCGTTTACTAGAAAAAGGAATTTATCCGAAAGATATTATGACTAAAGAAGCGTTTGAAAATGCGATTACTGTTGTAATGGCATTAGGTGGGTCAACAAATGCGATTTTGCATTTACTAGCTATTGCTCATGCTGTAGAAGTTGATTTAACCATTGAGGACTTCAACCGTATTCAAGCTAAAACGCCACATTTGGCAGATTTAAAGCCAAGTGGCAAGTATGTGATGCAAGATTTACATCGTGTTGGCGGTGTACAAGCTGTAATGAAACTGCTTTATGAACATGGCTATTTGCATGGAGATTGTTTAACAGTAACGGGCAAAACCGTTGCGGAAAATATGCAGGAAGCACCTTCATTACAAGAGGGGCAAGAAATTATTATGCCGTTTGAAACTCCAAAACGTAAAGATGGTCCACTTATTGTGTTAAAAGGAAACCTTGCTCCAAGCGGTGCGGTTGCAAAAGTGTCTGGTGTGAAGGTAAGTCGCCATGTGGGACCTGCACGGGTTTTTAATACCGAAAAAGAAGCAACGGAAGCGGTAATGAATAATAAAATAAACGAAGGCGATGTACTTGTAATCCGTTATGTTGGACCAAAGGGTGGACCGGGGATGCCAGAAATGCTGTCTATTTCTGCTATTTTAGTAGGAAAGGGATTAGGAGAAAAGGTTGCTCTATTAACAGATGGTAGATTCTCTGGCGGAACCCATGGATTGGTCGTTGGTCATATTGCACCTGAAGCACAGGATGGAGGACCAATTGCTTTCTTACAAGAGGGAGATATGGTGACAATTGATTCTAACAAAAAGGAAATTTCCTTTGCAGTATCAGATCAAGAAATAACGGAGAGAAAGAAGCAGTGGACGGCACCACCATTGTACAAAAAAGGGGTATTAGGTAAATACGCACATAATGTGTCTTGTTCTTCATTGGGCGCTATTACAGATTATTTAAATAAATAA
- the manA gene encoding mannose-6-phosphate isomerase, class I, translating into MYQEPIFLKPVFQERIWGGDKLKPLFQYDIPSNQTGEAWVISAHPNGPSEIVNGPLSGQTLADAWNNHRELFNKDSNNNEAYPLLVKILDANDNLSVQVHPDDTYAREVEKQPYGKTECWYVLQAEPEAELILGHHAKTKEELTKMMDEGKWDQLLRRIPVTAGDFVYVPSGTIHAIGKGIVLLETQQSSDITYRVYDYERVDNNGNTRELHLDKAKQVTNIPHQTPVIDQKQTQKENLQMKRLVQEKYFTVYHWKINGEVTQQLDVDFLQCSIISGTAEIEIDEKTYALKKGDNFILPHSISTYRLIGDAEFIVSHT; encoded by the coding sequence GTGTATCAAGAGCCGATCTTTTTAAAACCTGTATTTCAAGAACGAATATGGGGAGGAGACAAATTAAAGCCTCTGTTTCAGTATGATATCCCATCTAACCAAACAGGGGAAGCGTGGGTAATTTCTGCTCATCCGAATGGACCAAGTGAAATTGTGAACGGACCTCTGTCTGGTCAGACATTAGCAGATGCTTGGAACAATCATCGTGAACTTTTTAACAAAGATTCTAATAATAATGAAGCGTATCCGCTGTTGGTGAAAATATTAGATGCAAATGATAATCTGTCTGTGCAGGTACATCCAGATGATACATATGCAAGAGAAGTAGAAAAACAACCCTATGGGAAAACAGAATGCTGGTACGTTTTACAAGCAGAGCCGGAAGCAGAACTGATTTTAGGACATCATGCAAAAACAAAAGAAGAATTAACAAAAATGATGGATGAGGGTAAGTGGGACCAACTGTTACGGCGGATACCTGTGACAGCAGGTGACTTTGTTTACGTACCTAGTGGCACCATTCACGCAATAGGTAAGGGAATTGTTTTACTGGAAACGCAGCAAAGCTCGGATATTACCTATAGAGTGTATGATTATGAACGTGTGGATAACAATGGAAATACAAGGGAATTACACTTAGATAAGGCAAAGCAGGTTACCAATATTCCACATCAAACTCCGGTTATTGATCAGAAACAAACGCAAAAAGAAAATTTACAAATGAAGCGTCTTGTTCAAGAAAAATATTTTACTGTATATCATTGGAAAATAAATGGAGAAGTGACGCAGCAATTAGATGTTGATTTTCTGCAATGCAGTATCATTTCAGGAACAGCAGAAATTGAAATAGATGAGAAAACTTATGCTTTGAAAAAAGGAGATAATTTTATTCTTCCACACAGTATAAGTACGTATCGATTAATTGGAGATGCAGAATTCATTGTGTCGCATACGTAA
- a CDS encoding PTS fructose transporter subunit IIABC: MKIIAVTACPVGIAHTYMAAENLQKAGGKLGVEIKVETQGSIGVENALTDKDIEEADGVIIASDKEVTKERFIGKRLIATGVQDGIKRPEELIQRFATEDVPVYQADLMSVEDVKKQKKENPIYRHLMSGVSYMIPFIVVGGLLIALALTLGGEQTPGGIVIPEDSFWKKVEEIGAASFSFMVPILAGFIAVSIADHPGLAPGIIGGFIAANGSFYGSEAGAGFIGGIIAGFLAGYITLAIKKIKVPQSMQPVMPIIFIPILATLTVGLLFVYVVGAPVAQVFESLTVWLEGMQGASSILLALILGAMISIDMGGPFNKVAFLFGSAMIAEGNYEIMGPIAVAICIPPLGMGLATFINKRKYQAAQQQAGKASFTMGLFGITEGAIPFAAQDPLRVIPSIMVGSMTGSVIAMMGNVGDRVAHGGPIVAVLGAVDNVLMFFVAAIIGTVVTALLVNFLKKDVIGESEAKGGTNQQERTEEDQAKSTEITKLTDIVTNDLIHADLKGSTKEEVMDELIASMKQSGILSDAKAYKQAVIARENEGTTGMGMNIAVPHGKSEAVRKPAVAFGIQRSGVDWESLDGTPAKLIFMLAVPKEKAGDDHLKILQMLSRKLMDDNYRQKLLNVTTKEEAYHLLAEIQ; this comes from the coding sequence ATGAAAATAATTGCTGTTACAGCCTGTCCAGTAGGCATTGCTCATACGTATATGGCAGCTGAGAATTTGCAAAAAGCGGGGGGAAAACTAGGTGTTGAAATCAAAGTTGAAACACAAGGGTCCATTGGTGTAGAAAATGCATTAACGGATAAGGATATTGAAGAAGCAGATGGAGTGATTATTGCAAGTGATAAAGAAGTAACAAAGGAACGCTTTATTGGAAAGCGATTAATTGCTACAGGGGTGCAGGATGGGATAAAAAGACCGGAAGAATTAATCCAGCGATTTGCTACAGAAGACGTCCCTGTATATCAAGCTGATTTAATGTCAGTAGAAGACGTGAAAAAGCAGAAAAAAGAAAATCCAATATACCGCCATTTAATGAGTGGGGTTTCTTATATGATTCCATTTATTGTAGTCGGTGGATTGTTAATAGCACTTGCACTAACCTTAGGTGGTGAACAAACGCCAGGGGGAATCGTTATTCCTGAAGATTCATTCTGGAAAAAGGTTGAAGAAATTGGAGCAGCTTCTTTTAGCTTTATGGTTCCTATATTGGCTGGTTTCATTGCGGTTAGTATTGCGGATCATCCAGGTTTAGCGCCAGGAATTATTGGTGGCTTTATAGCTGCAAATGGTAGTTTCTATGGAAGTGAAGCTGGTGCTGGCTTTATTGGCGGGATCATTGCAGGCTTTCTTGCAGGATATATTACATTAGCTATTAAAAAAATTAAAGTTCCTCAGTCTATGCAACCGGTAATGCCAATAATTTTTATTCCAATTTTGGCAACCTTAACAGTCGGCTTACTATTTGTATATGTTGTTGGTGCACCAGTAGCTCAAGTGTTTGAATCGTTAACTGTTTGGTTGGAAGGAATGCAGGGAGCAAGTTCCATATTGCTCGCTTTGATTCTTGGAGCTATGATTTCAATTGATATGGGTGGACCTTTTAATAAAGTTGCATTTTTATTCGGCTCTGCTATGATCGCAGAAGGAAACTATGAAATTATGGGTCCAATTGCTGTAGCAATTTGTATACCACCATTAGGTATGGGACTGGCAACATTTATCAATAAGCGTAAATACCAAGCAGCGCAACAACAAGCTGGGAAGGCAAGTTTTACAATGGGCTTATTTGGAATTACCGAAGGAGCGATTCCGTTTGCTGCTCAAGATCCACTACGGGTTATTCCAAGTATTATGGTTGGCTCCATGACAGGTTCAGTGATAGCTATGATGGGAAATGTCGGCGATCGAGTAGCTCATGGTGGACCTATTGTTGCCGTTTTAGGAGCTGTCGACAATGTACTCATGTTTTTTGTTGCTGCTATCATCGGTACGGTTGTTACTGCATTGTTAGTTAATTTCCTTAAAAAAGATGTTATCGGAGAAAGTGAAGCAAAAGGTGGTACAAATCAACAAGAAAGAACAGAAGAGGATCAAGCTAAATCAACTGAAATTACAAAGCTAACGGATATTGTAACAAATGATTTAATTCATGCAGATCTTAAAGGTTCGACAAAAGAAGAAGTAATGGATGAACTCATAGCCAGCATGAAGCAATCTGGAATATTAAGTGATGCGAAAGCGTATAAGCAAGCTGTCATCGCCCGCGAGAATGAAGGTACAACGGGGATGGGTATGAATATTGCTGTTCCGCATGGTAAATCAGAAGCAGTCCGAAAACCAGCTGTTGCCTTTGGAATTCAACGTTCTGGCGTTGATTGGGAGAGCTTAGACGGTACTCCGGCTAAATTAATATTTATGTTAGCTGTTCCAAAAGAAAAAGCGGGTGACGATCATCTGAAAATTTTACAAATGCTATCGCGTAAATTAATGGATGACAATTACAGACAGAAGTTACTAAATGTAACAACAAAAGAAGAAGCGTATCATTTATTAGCGGAAATTCAATAA
- a CDS encoding aldo/keto reductase: MITHLQDTVVLNNGVKMPGFGLGVYKVKDGRTVKTAVHAALENGYRLIDTASFYDNEIGVGEALKEANLPREEWFITTKVWNDQQGYEATKKAFECSLQKLGLDYIDLYLIHWPVKGMYVDTWKAMEELYDSGKVRAIGVSNFHQHHLGNLMANSEIVPAINQVEYHPHLTQETLHAFCKQHGIQLEAWSPLKRGQLMDDPFLISLGKKYRKTAAQIILRWNIQNEVITIPKSTKPSRIKENAAIFDFSLTEEEMKEINSLNKNDRSGTNPDSFD; this comes from the coding sequence ATGATTACGCATTTACAAGATACAGTTGTGTTAAATAATGGAGTGAAAATGCCGGGATTTGGACTAGGTGTGTATAAAGTGAAGGATGGAAGAACAGTTAAAACAGCAGTCCACGCAGCATTGGAAAATGGTTACCGTTTAATTGATACAGCCTCTTTTTATGATAATGAAATAGGGGTTGGAGAAGCTCTCAAGGAAGCGAATCTTCCTCGTGAAGAATGGTTTATTACGACAAAGGTATGGAATGATCAACAAGGATATGAAGCAACAAAAAAAGCATTTGAATGTAGTTTGCAAAAGCTTGGATTAGATTATATCGATTTATATTTAATCCACTGGCCAGTGAAAGGGATGTACGTAGACACGTGGAAGGCAATGGAAGAACTTTATGATAGCGGAAAAGTACGCGCAATCGGTGTTAGTAATTTCCATCAACACCATCTAGGAAATCTAATGGCTAATAGTGAGATTGTTCCTGCGATTAATCAGGTAGAATATCATCCACATTTAACGCAAGAGACATTGCATGCGTTTTGCAAACAACATGGAATTCAGTTAGAAGCATGGTCGCCTTTGAAGCGAGGTCAATTAATGGATGATCCATTTTTGATAAGTTTAGGCAAAAAATATAGAAAAACAGCTGCGCAAATTATTTTGCGCTGGAATATTCAAAACGAGGTTATCACGATTCCGAAATCTACCAAACCTAGTAGAATTAAAGAAAATGCTGCTATATTTGATTTTTCACTAACGGAAGAAGAAATGAAAGAAATTAATAGTTTAAATAAAAATGATCGAAGCGGCACAAATCCTGATAGTTTTGACTGA
- a CDS encoding potassium/proton antiporter, which translates to MHNQQGIDKNTKGIDTILLPEIQQSNITILAISLILIFSIIAVKFSTKVNSPSLVFFIAIGMVLGSDTIHLFQFSDPAAAQLIGMLALVIILFDGGIKTNWQSIRPYACPALSLATVGVLLTSFIIGVTAKLLFSFSWPEAFLLGALVGSTDAAAVFAMLKGKNMSDNITYTLEGESGANDPMAVFLTTSLIAMITNESPSGLTFLGQFAWQMGGAVILGFIIGKLGSKGLHRMSLSSSGLYPLLALSFALFAYSFGSLLQTSGLLTVYVAAIVIGNHPLHQRHTILRFNEGISWIAQIGMFVLLGMFVIPSDLFSISIIIKGLLLSFTLMLVARPIATYIALIGAAFNWKEKCFLSWAGLRGAVPIVLALFPMLAQLEHSQLYFNIIFFIVLTSSVIQGTSLPWLGKKLGLARPAGTNPLHIVDLLSIGKKELEVVEYQIGKSNQIKGKTIADIDFPPKANIILIVREGQALSPTAKMKLQKKDIIYILIPYKDISKIDALLRDERE; encoded by the coding sequence TTGCATAATCAACAGGGTATAGACAAAAATACGAAAGGGATTGATACCATTTTGCTACCAGAAATTCAACAATCAAACATAACCATTCTTGCTATTTCTTTAATCCTCATTTTTAGTATTATAGCTGTAAAATTCTCTACTAAAGTGAACTCCCCTTCACTCGTCTTTTTTATTGCTATTGGTATGGTTTTAGGCAGTGATACTATTCATTTATTTCAATTTAGTGACCCTGCAGCAGCTCAGCTAATTGGGATGCTAGCTCTCGTTATTATTTTATTCGATGGTGGGATCAAGACCAACTGGCAATCTATCCGCCCCTATGCCTGCCCAGCTTTGTCACTTGCTACGGTAGGTGTTTTATTGACAAGCTTTATTATCGGTGTTACAGCTAAACTACTATTTTCTTTTAGCTGGCCAGAAGCATTTTTATTAGGCGCCTTAGTTGGCTCAACAGATGCCGCTGCCGTTTTCGCTATGCTTAAAGGGAAAAATATGTCTGATAATATTACTTATACGTTGGAGGGAGAGTCTGGAGCAAATGACCCGATGGCCGTTTTTCTAACAACCTCTCTGATCGCAATGATAACGAACGAAAGTCCTTCTGGCTTAACCTTTCTCGGTCAATTTGCTTGGCAAATGGGCGGGGCGGTTATACTTGGTTTTATTATTGGTAAATTAGGGAGCAAAGGACTGCATCGTATGTCGTTATCTTCGAGTGGTTTATATCCTCTATTGGCACTTTCTTTTGCACTGTTTGCTTACAGTTTTGGTTCTTTACTTCAGACAAGTGGCTTACTAACAGTATATGTTGCAGCTATTGTTATTGGTAATCATCCTTTACATCAACGGCATACCATTCTCCGTTTTAACGAAGGAATAAGTTGGATAGCACAGATCGGGATGTTTGTGCTTTTAGGGATGTTTGTTATTCCATCTGACTTGTTTTCCATTTCGATTATTATTAAGGGCTTACTGCTTTCTTTTACATTGATGCTCGTTGCTCGCCCAATTGCGACCTACATCGCTTTAATAGGTGCAGCTTTTAATTGGAAAGAAAAATGCTTTTTATCATGGGCGGGCCTGCGAGGCGCTGTTCCCATTGTACTTGCGTTGTTTCCAATGCTTGCTCAATTAGAGCATAGCCAGCTTTATTTCAATATCATATTCTTTATCGTGTTAACATCAAGTGTCATACAAGGAACTTCTTTACCTTGGCTTGGTAAAAAACTTGGTTTAGCAAGGCCAGCAGGTACAAATCCACTACACATTGTAGATCTATTATCTATAGGAAAAAAAGAGCTAGAGGTAGTAGAATATCAAATCGGAAAATCCAATCAGATAAAAGGAAAAACAATTGCTGATATTGACTTTCCGCCTAAAGCCAATATCATTTTAATTGTGCGCGAAGGACAAGCTCTCTCCCCGACAGCAAAAATGAAACTGCAGAAAAAAGACATCATCTACATTTTAATTCCTTATAAAGATATCTCCAAAATAGATGCGCTTCTGCGTGATGAGAGGGAGTAG
- the ilvB gene encoding acetolactate synthase large subunit, whose amino-acid sequence MKVEAKQEMESTKNLVTGADVLIDALVKAEVDTIFGYPGGAVLPIYDAIYRSNAPFEHVLSRHEQGSIHAAEGYARVTGKPGVVIATSGPGATNLVTGITDAMMDSLPLVIFTGQVANSVIGTDAFQEADVMGITTPITKYNYQVTDLLELPKIVKEAFHIASTGRPGPVVVDIPKNISSQLSDAVYDDHFVLPGYQPNKKPNPLQITKLTEALSKAKRPLILAGAGVVFAKASEPLIAFAEKFKLPVANTLLGLGSFPGSHELSLGMAGMHGTYAANMAIYECDLLINIGARFDDRLTGNLNHFAPVAKVAHIDIDPAEIGKNVSTEIPVVADAKEALQALLQTSAEPGDQVSWRDHLATYQREYPLWYDRSEGFISPQWLIEQVHQLSNGEAIVTTDVGQHQMWAAQYYPFEKPNRWVTSGGLGTMGFGFPAAIGAQLGAPEELVVSIVGDGGFQMTFQELSVVKEKRLPVKVIIVNNQALGMVRQWQESFYEKRYSESLFMENPDFVKLSDSYGIRGMRVEKEKDVPQVLQEALTYDGPVVVDCRVVQETSVYPMIAPGKGIHEMIGVRK is encoded by the coding sequence GTGAAAGTTGAGGCAAAGCAGGAAATGGAAAGCACAAAAAATTTAGTGACAGGTGCTGATGTGTTAATTGATGCTTTAGTTAAAGCGGAAGTCGATACCATTTTTGGTTACCCGGGTGGTGCTGTATTACCAATCTATGATGCTATTTATCGCAGTAATGCTCCATTTGAGCATGTTCTCTCTCGTCATGAACAGGGTTCTATTCATGCAGCAGAAGGGTATGCTCGAGTTACCGGGAAGCCAGGAGTTGTGATTGCGACATCTGGTCCAGGAGCCACCAATTTAGTAACTGGAATCACGGATGCCATGATGGATTCTTTACCACTTGTCATTTTTACAGGCCAGGTAGCTAACAGCGTTATCGGAACTGATGCTTTTCAGGAAGCGGATGTCATGGGAATCACCACACCAATTACGAAGTACAATTATCAAGTAACGGATTTATTAGAGTTACCAAAAATTGTTAAGGAAGCATTTCATATTGCATCTACTGGCAGACCAGGTCCTGTAGTCGTTGATATACCAAAGAATATTTCATCCCAGCTTTCTGATGCTGTGTACGATGATCACTTTGTACTTCCTGGTTATCAACCAAATAAAAAACCGAATCCATTACAGATTACGAAGCTTACCGAAGCTTTAAGTAAAGCTAAGCGACCATTAATATTAGCAGGTGCAGGAGTCGTTTTTGCAAAAGCCAGTGAACCATTAATTGCGTTTGCGGAAAAATTTAAACTTCCTGTAGCAAATACATTATTAGGACTTGGCAGTTTTCCCGGATCACACGAACTATCGCTTGGAATGGCTGGTATGCATGGGACTTACGCAGCTAATATGGCAATCTACGAATGTGATTTGTTAATTAATATTGGCGCTCGTTTTGACGACCGTTTGACTGGTAATTTAAATCATTTTGCTCCAGTTGCTAAAGTAGCCCATATTGATATCGATCCAGCGGAAATAGGTAAAAACGTATCAACGGAAATCCCAGTTGTAGCAGATGCGAAAGAGGCTTTACAAGCATTGCTTCAAACTTCAGCAGAACCAGGCGATCAAGTATCATGGCGTGATCATTTAGCAACATATCAAAGGGAGTATCCACTTTGGTACGACAGATCGGAAGGATTTATTTCACCACAGTGGCTAATTGAACAAGTTCATCAGCTGTCAAATGGGGAAGCGATTGTAACTACGGACGTTGGGCAACATCAAATGTGGGCAGCACAGTATTATCCATTTGAAAAGCCAAATCGTTGGGTTACATCAGGTGGGCTCGGAACAATGGGCTTTGGTTTTCCGGCAGCAATTGGAGCACAACTCGGAGCTCCAGAAGAATTAGTTGTTTCTATTGTCGGGGATGGCGGGTTTCAAATGACATTTCAAGAGTTGTCCGTAGTAAAAGAAAAAAGGCTTCCGGTGAAAGTGATTATCGTTAATAATCAGGCTTTAGGGATGGTGAGGCAATGGCAGGAAAGTTTTTATGAAAAACGTTACTCGGAATCGCTATTTATGGAAAATCCAGACTTTGTCAAATTATCCGATAGCTATGGTATCCGTGGTATGCGTGTGGAGAAAGAAAAAGATGTACCACAAGTACTACAAGAAGCGTTAACGTACGATGGTCCTGTTGTAGTTGATTGTCGTGTCGTACAGGAAACGTCTGTCTATCCAATGATTGCCCCTGGCAAGGGAATCCACGAAATGATCGGGGTGAGGAAATGA
- a CDS encoding BglG family transcription antiterminator encodes MNSRQRKLLVILLSNDKRALLIKDLANQLQYSEKTVRNDLQIIDAYLHDYASANLIRKPGTGVYLEIEKTDQTNLFHALFHKGKSEHERVMEIAYRLLTDERPVTLQQLSNEHYVNHTVIKNDIESIQQWFDSFGLVIESRQKLGHYLKGEELNKRIALAHIEDVTNQPTTFLSHIFAPFEIATVRQTLDRMLDLWEIPITSNAIENLVVHILIIVQRTKHKCPIRIEEKNQSIMKTKEYQAAVWCVKQLQEKFGISFANDEITYLTWHLRGSKKYSAQTPSKEETTKQILSIIIETMHHLTRVSFSEDEQLMNGLEIHLEAVINRFIYGLPITNPLLQDIKKMYPYMFSMVTLAMEKVKEEIQYDIPEEEAAYIVLHFQASIERIDAQKHVIPRVLIVCDMGIGMSRLLQAKVEKQYQELEVVGAIGKADVQNVIKQKQVNLIISTTPLEQISVPTVIISPLLEATDKEKLQKFLKKKTVEASVLSAAPHVIYEFIDENLLFINIHPQHRFQVVETLGNALFKREKVEQSYVHQALLRERKSATAIGGGIAIPHGDPTLVLTSTIAIAVLNEPLEWGKEKVSIVFMLALANEKANPIKAIIHKLSALSKDPITLNALLSANDKQEFIRILTEKQL; translated from the coding sequence ATGAATAGCAGACAAAGAAAGTTGTTAGTGATCTTATTATCTAATGACAAACGTGCATTATTAATTAAAGATCTCGCTAACCAACTCCAATATTCAGAGAAAACTGTCCGTAATGATTTACAAATTATTGATGCATATCTTCATGATTATGCATCTGCTAATTTAATTCGAAAGCCGGGAACAGGTGTATATTTAGAAATAGAAAAAACCGATCAAACAAATTTATTCCATGCACTTTTTCATAAAGGAAAATCAGAGCATGAACGGGTTATGGAAATAGCTTATCGGTTACTCACTGATGAAAGACCAGTTACTTTACAACAGCTAAGCAATGAGCATTATGTCAATCATACTGTTATAAAAAATGATATCGAATCGATCCAACAATGGTTCGATAGTTTTGGACTAGTAATAGAGTCGAGGCAAAAGCTAGGGCACTATTTAAAGGGAGAGGAACTAAATAAGCGCATCGCTTTGGCGCATATAGAAGATGTGACAAATCAGCCAACGACATTTTTATCACATATATTCGCTCCGTTTGAAATTGCTACAGTGAGGCAAACATTGGATAGAATGCTAGACCTTTGGGAGATTCCAATTACAAGTAATGCAATAGAAAATTTAGTTGTTCATATCCTTATTATTGTACAAAGAACGAAGCATAAGTGTCCTATACGTATTGAGGAGAAAAATCAGTCCATTATGAAGACGAAAGAATATCAAGCAGCTGTTTGGTGTGTAAAGCAATTGCAAGAAAAGTTCGGAATTTCCTTTGCAAACGATGAGATCACTTATTTAACGTGGCATTTACGTGGTAGTAAGAAGTATTCAGCGCAAACGCCATCCAAAGAAGAAACAACGAAACAAATTTTATCCATCATTATTGAAACGATGCATCACTTAACACGTGTATCTTTTTCTGAAGATGAACAATTAATGAATGGGCTTGAGATTCATTTAGAGGCTGTCATCAATCGTTTCATATACGGCTTGCCTATTACAAATCCCTTGTTACAGGATATTAAAAAGATGTATCCGTATATGTTTAGCATGGTGACACTTGCGATGGAGAAGGTAAAGGAGGAAATTCAATATGATATACCTGAAGAAGAGGCTGCTTATATTGTCCTTCATTTTCAGGCTTCCATAGAAAGAATAGACGCACAAAAACACGTAATCCCGAGAGTATTAATTGTTTGTGATATGGGAATAGGTATGTCCAGGTTACTTCAAGCGAAAGTAGAAAAACAGTATCAGGAATTGGAAGTTGTAGGAGCTATTGGTAAAGCTGATGTTCAAAATGTTATCAAGCAAAAGCAAGTGAATTTAATTATATCGACGACGCCCTTGGAACAAATAAGTGTTCCTACCGTTATTATATCCCCGCTGCTAGAAGCAACCGATAAAGAAAAACTGCAAAAATTTCTCAAGAAAAAAACGGTAGAAGCTTCTGTTTTATCCGCTGCTCCTCATGTAATATATGAGTTTATTGACGAGAATCTTCTATTTATTAATATCCATCCACAGCATCGTTTTCAAGTAGTAGAAACGCTTGGTAATGCATTATTTAAACGGGAAAAGGTAGAGCAGTCCTATGTTCATCAAGCACTTTTACGAGAGAGGAAATCGGCTACAGCAATTGGAGGAGGAATAGCTATTCCACATGGTGACCCTACACTTGTTCTTACATCTACCATTGCGATTGCTGTTTTAAACGAACCGTTGGAATGGGGAAAAGAAAAAGTATCCATTGTTTTTATGTTAGCTTTAGCAAACGAAAAAGCGAATCCAATTAAAGCAATTATTCATAAATTGTCCGCCCTTTCCAAAGATCCAATAACATTGAATGCTTTATTAAGTGCTAATGACAAGCAGGAATTTATCCGAATTTTGACTGAAAAACAATTGTAA